The following coding sequences lie in one Zingiber officinale cultivar Zhangliang chromosome 2B, Zo_v1.1, whole genome shotgun sequence genomic window:
- the LOC122049684 gene encoding agglutinin-like: MLCANLNFNVDVNRCFGGLWKSRRRHKTGIKIGPFGGAGTRNFDTGGSAAPIARVKLRTGTVIYSLQISYNINRRDVETDLLGGEGGDSHHTFELRPGEYINSMTGCVREYNGETCITKLEFYTNLNVRHGPFGKADGRKFNVPVINGRIVGFFGRYSKYLNEIGVYLAPN, from the exons ATGCTTTGCGCCAACTTAAATTTCAACGTAGATGTCAACAGATGCTTCGGTGGGTTATGGAAATCCAGAAGGCGGCACAAAACCGGCATCAAGATTGGGCCATTCGGAGGCGCCGGAACCCGCAATTTTGACACTGGTGGATCTGCCGCCCCAATCGCAAGGGTCAAACTCCGCACAGGAACCGTCATCTACAGTTTGCAGATCTCCTATAATATTAACCGGAGAGACGTCGAAACAGATCTACTAGGCGGCGAGGGAGGTGACTCCCATCACACG TTTGAACTACGGCCTGGTGAATATATCAACTCGATGACTGGGTGCGTCCGTGAATATAACGGTGAAACGTGTATCACGAAGCTCGAATTTTACACCAATTTGAACGTCCGGCACGGGCCTTTTGGCAAAGCAGATGGCAGGAAATTCAATGTTCCGGTCATAAATGGTCGTATTGTTGGATTCTTTGGCCGGTACAGTAAATATCTAAATGAGATCGGAGTCT